From one Bacilli bacterium PM5-9 genomic stretch:
- a CDS encoding quinol-cytochrome oxidoreductase complex cytochrome b subunit (product_source=COG1290; cog=COG1290; superfamily=103473; transmembrane_helix_parts=Inside_1_11,TMhelix_12_34,Outside_35_48,TMhelix_49_71,Inside_72_83,TMhelix_84_106,Outside_107_130) → MNLNDTKTVIKIGKIINILLIVLTILLFLTFQILSPGINAKDSNSLHLSVLISTAIFVFAVVLLVLSIILKKKNPKIQGLGLMIVSGVMLASFAFTGIMIGIVLFITSGLSISNLSKNKIDDTIVEEINC, encoded by the coding sequence ATGAATTTAAATGATACAAAGACTGTTATTAAAATTGGAAAAATAATAAATATTTTATTAATTGTTCTAACAATATTATTATTTTTAACTTTTCAAATTTTATCACCAGGAATAAATGCAAAGGACTCCAATTCTTTACATCTTTCTGTTTTGATTTCTACAGCAATATTTGTTTTTGCAGTAGTGTTATTGGTATTATCAATTATTTTAAAAAAGAAAAACCCAAAGATTCAAGGTCTTGGATTAATGATTGTTTCGGGAGTAATGCTTGCTAGTTTTGCATTTACTGGAATAATGATTGGTATAGTTTTATTTATTACATCTGGATTATCAATATCGAATTTATCGAAAAATAAGATTGATGATACAATAGTTGAAGAAATAAATTGCTAG